CCATATTTTTGATCCCAATCATGATATTGGCCATGTTCCTTTTTGACCATGTCCACTGGGGAATGCTGGCGGTTACGGTGGTAATTTATTTCGTAGTTATTTTCCTCATATTCCTTTATTATGGCGGATTCAGGAAGTAATAGTGTCAGCAGAATCTGATATAAAAATAAACCGGCTTACCACTGACCGGGACCTGTACCGGCAGCGGGTAAGCAGCAGGACAGCTTACCACTGGCAGATAAGTTACAGGTTCACCAACCTTTATATAGCCAGCGATCGCGACATTGCAGATGCTGTGGTTAAGTATCTCCCAAGGTTTTACCGCATTTTAGAGACGGTTGCCACCGAGAATCCATCCTTTCTGAAAGCTTTATCGCCTATAAGCATCAGCGGCAACTATCCACCGATAATTAGCCGCATGATAGCCAGATCCAAGCAGTTTAAGGTAGGGCCCATGGCGGCGGTAGCAGGAGCGGCATGCGATTATCTGGCAGAGAAGGCAGGCAGCAGATGCTCTACATTGATAATTGAAAATGGCGGGGACACCTATATAAAGTCCAAACAGGATATTGTGGCCCAGGTTTTTACTTCCAGCTCCCGGCTGTCAGATAAGATCAAATTAAATATCCCCCACCATATAACCCCCTGCGGGCTTTGCTGTTCTTCGGGACAGTTCGGGCATTCCCTGAGCCTGGGCAAGAGCGAGATTGCATGTGTGCTGGCATCCACTGCCACTGCTGCAGACGCAGCGGCAACTGCTCTGGCCAACCACATACTGGAGGACAGCCATATAGGACCAGCCCTGGACCGGTTTAAGGGGGAGAAAGGCCTGTGGGGCTTGCTGGCGGTA
The sequence above is a segment of the Actinomycetes bacterium genome. Coding sequences within it:
- a CDS encoding UPF0280 family protein; the protein is MSAESDIKINRLTTDRDLYRQRVSSRTAYHWQISYRFTNLYIASDRDIADAVVKYLPRFYRILETVATENPSFLKALSPISISGNYPPIISRMIARSKQFKVGPMAAVAGAACDYLAEKAGSRCSTLIIENGGDTYIKSKQDIVAQVFTSSSRLSDKIKLNIPHHITPCGLCCSSGQFGHSLSLGKSEIACVLASTATAADAAATALANHILEDSHIGPALDRFKGEKGLWGLLAVKDKKIGLWGKLELCA